The proteins below come from a single Mangifera indica cultivar Alphonso chromosome 16, CATAS_Mindica_2.1, whole genome shotgun sequence genomic window:
- the LOC123198663 gene encoding protein SCO1 homolog 2, mitochondrial encodes MPISRFLFFSPKHRFRQPLNLLQKFDPSKRVQSCGYTKSSRHNHGLDGNRVMPVEAKASHSWSTYVIPGALLGFAGLATIVHYNDERRAIPKGQGKSHGSDAVKGPIIGGPFTLIDMENRTITEKNFLGNWVLLYFGYTSSPDVGPEQVQTMAKAVDILESKKNLKVLPVFVTIDPQRDTPAQLRAYLKEFDSRILGLTGPVGAVRQMAQEYRIYFKKVEEEGGDYLVESSHNMYLMSPNMEVVRCFGVEYTAEELAEDLQKQLKRTPTT; translated from the exons ATGCCCATTTCtcgctttcttttcttttcccccAAACACCGCTTCAGACAGCCTCTGAATCTCCTTCAAAA GTTTGATCCATCGAAGAGAGTTCAATCTTGTGGCTACACGAAATCATCAAGACATAATCATGGACTAGATGGTAATCGTGTAATGCCTGTGGAAGCAAAAGCTTCTCATTCATGGAGTACTTATGTCATT CCTGGTGCTCTTTTGGGATTTGCTGGACTAGCAACTATTGTTCATTACAATGACGAGAGGAGAGCTATTCCAAAAG GGCAGGGGAAGAGCCATGGTTCTGATGCTGTCAAGGGCCCAATTATAGGTGGCCCATTCACTCTTATTGATATGGAAAATCGGACTATTACTGAAAAGAATTTTCTGGGTAATTGGGTGCTCCTATACTTTGGCTATACATCATCTCCTGATGTTGGACCTGAGCAAGTCCAGACAATGGCCAAGGCTGTAGATATCTTAG AGTCAAAGAAGAATCTTAAGGTTTTACCAGTCTTTGTCACAATCGATCCTCAGCGTGATACACCTGCACAACTCCGTGCTTACCTTAAAG AGTTTGATTCAAGAATATTGGGATTAACTGGACCAGTTGGAGCTGTTAGGCAGATGGCACAGGAATACCGCATATATTTCAAGAAGGTCGAAGAGGAAGGGGGTGACTATCTTGTTGAGTCTTCCCACAACAT GTATTTGATGAGCCCAAACATGGAGGTTGTAAGATGTTTCGGGGTGGAGTATACCGCAGAAGAGCTAGCAGAAGATTTACAAAAGCAACTGAAGAGAACTCCAACAACTTAA
- the LOC123199689 gene encoding inactive TPR repeat-containing thioredoxin TTL3-like yields MANRSPDKKSGCGLLNAVFGRRWSRRTTSTGSIPIINSKEEFVKMPSFNSKRRRNSTDESTLMENQPENFLETSQKPVAKPPSTTQKQLKPPQQPPRKAPEYEQKTTSKAQANHMGYVNNGRRVPKEAVGISGELESMIVEQQRARGGGGNANLIRASSSNMMLAGNLGNLKTGGGGKENLYDQLDSYLPKPREQEMSKTSPSSSAGKANNNKYSNSVMGNVVKTKQNNDQQESYKPKPEENSSLCRALSTRMDPEQLKIMGNEDYKMGNFAEALALYDAAIAIDPNKASYRSNKSAALTALGRILEAVFECREAIRIEPHYHRAHHRLANLYLKLGEVEKAIYHYKHAGPEADQVDIAKAKSVQVHLNKCTEAKRLRDWNTLIKVTASAISAGADAAPQIFALQAEALLKLQRHQDADEAMKNGSNFDVDDCTRFFGPIANANLLVVKAQVNLAMGRFEDALEAIQKAAKLDTNNKEANIVMRKARAVAAARSKGNELFKGGNFADACVAYGEGLDHDRYNSVLLCNRAACRSKLGQFEKAIEDCNAALHLCPNYNKARLRRADCNAKLERWEASVQDYEILKQENPEDEEVNKALLEAQTQLKKQRGGP; encoded by the exons ATGGCTAACCGTTCACCAGACAAAAAATCTGGTTGCGGGTTATTGAACGCGGTGTTCGGGCGGCGGTGGTCGCGGAGGACCACCTCCACAGGTTCAATTCCGATCATCAACAGCAAGGAAGAATTTGTCAAAATGCCGAGCTTTAActcaaagagaagaagaaacagCACAGATGAGAGTACTTTAATGGAAAACCAACCTGAGAACTTTCTAGAAACGTCTCAAAAACCGGTAGCTAAGCCTCCTTCGACGACTCAGAAACAACTAAAACCGCCGCAGCAGCCGCCCCGGAAAGCTCCTGAATATGAACAAAAAACGACTTCCAAAGCTCAGGCTAACCATATGGGGTATGTTAACAATGGAAGGAGAGTTCCAAAAGAAGCCGTGGGGATTTCCGGCGAGCTCGAAAGCATGATTGTCGAACAACAGAGGGCTAGAGGAGGTGGAGGGAACGCAAATCTCATCAGGGCGTCGTCGAGCAACATGATGCTAGCCGGAAATTTAGGAAATTTAAAAACAGGCGGCGGAGGGAAAGAAAATTTATACGATCAGTTAGATAGTTATCTTCCGAAACCGAGAGAGCAAGAAATGAGCAAAACGTCGCCGTCTTCTTCTGCCGGAAAAGCTAATAACAACAAATATTCGAACAGCGTGATGGGAAATGTGGTGAAGACCAAACAGAACAATGATCAGCAGGAAAGTTATAAGCCGAAACCGGAGGAAAACTCTTCGTTATGCAGGGCGCTATCGACGAGGATGGATCCTGAGCAGTTGAAGATAATGGGAAATGAAGACTACAAGATGGGGAACTTCGCAGAGGCGTTGGCATTGTATGACGCGGCCATTGCTATCGACCCTAACAAGGCGTCGTATCGGAGCAACAAAAGTGCAGCATTGACAGCTCTGGGGAGGATTCTTGAAGCAGTTTTTGAATGCAGAGAAGCCATTCGGATTGAACCTCATTATCATCGAGCTCACCATCGTTTAGCTAACTTATACCTCaa GTTAGGGGAAGTCGAGaaagctatatatcattataaacaTGCAGGGCCAGAAGCCGATCAGGTTGATATTGCCAAGGCTAAATCGGTTCAAGTACATCTTAACAAGTGCACAGAGGCCAAAAGGCTACGAGATTGGAACACTCTGATTAAAGTGACAGCGTCCGCCATATCAGCCGGAGCAGATGCAGCGCCACAG ATTTTTGCTTTACAAGCTGAGGCTCTACTGAAACTTCAGAGGCACCAAGATGCcgatgaagccatgaagaatgGTTCAAATTTTGATGTCGACGATTGCACTAGGTTTTTTGGCCCCATTGCTAATGCCAATTTGTTGGTTGTTAAAGCTCAAGTTAATTTGGCTATGGGCAG ATTTGAAGATGCTTTGGAGGCGATACAGAAAGCGGCAAAACTAGATACGAACAACAAGGAGGCGAACATTGTGATGAGGAAGGCTAGGGCAGTGGCGGCGGCTCGATCAAAGGGCAACGAACTATTCAAAGGAGGAAACTTCGCCGATGCATGTGTTGCATACGGTGAAGGACTGGACCACGATCGGTACAACTCAGTTTTATTGTGTAATCGAGCAGCTTGTCGATCCAAACTTGGCCAATTTGAGAAAGCCATTGAAGATTGCAATGCTGCGCTACACTTGTGTCCCAATTATAACAAGGCCAGGCTAAGAAGAGCCGACTGCAATGCCAAG CTGGAGAGATGGGAAGCTTCAGTGCAAGACTACGAGATCTTGAAACAAGAAAATCCCGAGGATGAGGAGGTGAATAAGGCTTTGCTTGAGGCCCAAACCCAGCTCAAGAAACAGCGAGGTGGGCCTTGA